A region of the Stigmatopora nigra isolate UIUO_SnigA chromosome 10, RoL_Snig_1.1, whole genome shotgun sequence genome:
TATATAATCCATTGTTTTTATCTTACCTTTGTCATTCATAACATGTCTCTCTTTGAATGCACTTGGATAGGTGAGAGGGTCAACAGAATCTGGAGACAAATTGATTAATGTATTGCATTCTTGGACAATTAAAGTGGAACTTCCAATATCAaaatttctaaaataaataaatattcaataaaaaccCCGTGAGACCACAGCTTCGCAGCAAAAATGgtatcatattattattattgtggcAAAAgggaatatatttatataattgtacaaaagtggtaaaatgacccATAATACATTGTTCATAAATGACTTCTAGGTTTTATAAGATTGATGATATTCTTTTAAGTTATATAATTGTGCTCCTTGTTGGAGGTTTCACTTTATAGTACATGTTGCTATCTAATCAAGCCAAAACAATGAGTGCCTTCATTACTGGGCTATCAAATATTACTATAGTATCTCAATTTGCATACTTACCTCGAAGGCGGAGACGTGTAGGCAAGCTGTAGTATACATCCTCTACATGTAGGTGAAGAGCTCTATAAAATTCCCTGCATGCCTCCTCACCTTTTGCCTGCAGGTGAGTCACAAGCTCACTTAGTCGGACACAAGTGGGCACATCCAACTTTCTGAACTGAAAATGGACAATAAAAATAGACGCAAGTAAATACAGAAGTCATTACATAACACGAGTATTGTAAAAAGATGGTACCAACATCATGAGATGGATTTACTGCTGTGATTTGCCCAATAAAGAGCAAAGATTTGACTTGCCTTAGTGGCCTCCTTGTCTGTGAGTATTTGTGGGTATATTCGATTGAGCTGCAGGATAATTTTGTCCACCAAATCTGTGTCAAGTCTCCTCTCTGCTCTGAGAAAGGCAGCATCCTCCATCAACTGGTCATGGAAACTATCTGTCACCACACAGGGAAGTATCAATAATATACATTGTACTGGCGCACAGCAAATGCAAAAAGAATTGAGATGTGCACGTTTTGAGAAATAAATAACGTTCCTTTCGTATGCTAAGGAAGTCAACATTCATGCAAAGAACGCAATACATCTCCATTAAAATGAGTCAAGATCGCAGCAGCACTACTACTTCGTCTACGGAAACAAAGTTTTGAAACGCCTAATAAGGATTCCGGTGaattttccattatcaaacaacATTTGCAAGTAAATTGTGAATGTCAGTCTCATATTTTATAGTGGAAACGGGAATAAAACACAGATTGTCCAGTCAACGAAAGACACAAACCTCCCATGGTGGAGTCCCTTATGCCCTTTTACCAAGACGCGCCCCCTTGACGTCATTATTCTGTGCGCTGCCCGGAAACGGAAATTTGTGTCTCCTTTTGGGATGAAGCAAAAATAAGAGGAGGCCACAATTAAACAAAGATTAAAAAGCACTCTGAGCTCTGATTTTTAGGAGTTCGGCATACCAAATGCAACTTTCGACTTACAatactattgtttttaaaacatttacaggGAAATAAACTCACGTGTGCTAAAGGCTATGCGGAGATGAGGAGTGTTACACTTTAAAGCTATCTTGCGTGTGTATGGGAGTGCCGTGGCTTGTGATTGGCCGAAAAAAGGCCTACTTTTTCTGATTGGACAACAACTTTTGACAGACGCTTCTTTGACAAAAACAATAAGATGCTGCTGGAGtcagaaattacattttgtaaATACATAAAGTAGAATAATAGTATAAACAAGTTAGAAGCAGTCCAAAATATCTTATTCAGGTTTGAAAGACTTGGTGCAAgggaaaaagaatgaaaaaaatatcagatgggacattgtttgttttaatttgaatattgcaaattatgaaaatcatgcaaagaaaaaaaaaagtatttttcacaaAACACCACAAAATAAATCTTCATACTGTAAGAAGAGAACCCTCAGTAGAGTAGTACGTTAGGAACTCCTAAGGGGAGacaaaatagtttattttaaattaaaaacaaacacccTCCTGTCCATAattagatgggataggctccagcacccctgtggtcctagtgaggataagcagtaaagatgaatgaatacaaataaatatcacAAATGTAACATTTACCCAAATAACTCTTCAGAAGTGTGAGAGTTAGAATATTTTATTGGCTTAGCAGTCTAGCTGTTTACATTGACTATACAGTCTGTATGACATTTGCCATGTTTTTACCACATCCTTGtgaatctttttttcattttccaccTCTTTTCATCACAACTGAACAATTGTAATGAAACATGACCTAAATGGGAAACGGTGAGAAAAACAATGTAACATATTTTCACTTGGCATGAGAAAAAGAGGATTTTGCTAGTCTTAAAAATTGCACTTTCACCATCACACAAAATGGCACTGGAGGTggactttttgaagaaaaagcataTTAAAGTCACATATAGTAATACATAATCCAGGACATAATTTCATCTGTAAATAATGTAATatcattcttattgaatattaaCTTAGGCAACTTCTGATACACGTTTGCATACTCTTCCTTAATGCTTGTGAGCTAAGTTTGCTCTgcaatggttaaaaaataatttactcTGAATTATGTATTATTAAACTAGTATCCTGTTTAGAGAAATTGTCAGGCATCATTTttcacaattaaaacaaaaaagtgttgAAAATTCAGGCATTTGACAGTGATTTCTAgctctaaaataaataaaaataaacaacaaccgGTAACTCATAAATGGTTTTGACCCATGCTGGTAAAAATGCACTTTCTGTAAAATATGTCATCATAttagaaaagttaaaaaaacaaaattcttagaacaaaagcaacaacaagCATTCAAAGTGCTCAGTTGGGGTTACACACCACGCAcaggaaaataatcaaataatcaatCATAATCGctcttccattcatttttttttagaatggcaTCCGTTCTTGACCTGTGAAGGACCGCAGACACTGCTGATGTAATACTTTACAAAATAGTCTTGGCACTTTAAAACAAGGCCCTTGTGTATGATCTGCTGTATGCAAGATTTGGAACATAATTAGAGAGAAGCCACCAGGAGGAGAGGTGTCTGACAGCTGCATACTGATCAAACTTGCCAAGGACACTTGACTTGAGAGATTTACTGTGGACAAAAGAGataagaaagagaaaaatctaattaaattaATTGATGATTGATAATTAATGGGAATCACAATCACATTAATCAATGAGGTTGTCATGCAGGAATTGCTAAGTATCCAACAAGGAGGACCCCCCCAAATTATCCCCATTTCATtgaaacaggaaaaaataatttttagttAGAATCAATGTAGAAATGTAGAATAAGGAATAGGTCAGTTAAAAGTAGAGGAACAATCCCATTTTGGGGTGTTGAATAACATGGAATGCTTCCAGCAATTCGCGATTTTGACATGTTCtacttctttttaaataaaatacatgttattttttttcaccatttccACAAATATACAGAACCAAAAAGTCTGAAATATAAAACCCATGtaacaaaatgaatgtgaatactgttgttgttttatcaaCTGGAATTAGAACAATGATCCTTTTCATAACCAGAGAACACGAGTGCCTGATTTCATGGTCTGTACACATGAAAGAAAACTAGAAAATAGATTTCAACTGTTAATTTACCATGTAAACGAGAGCTAGTTACAGTCAAGAGGCATTATTGTTCTTTGGACAAAGCAAAGCATGCACCAAACGGTACTAGTTTGGAGCCAGCTGCATTGACGGCTCAGGCCAGAACTTACATGATGATTGGACGGGGCTCCCTTGCCCTTAGTCTTGCCCTTTCCCACTGCCAAAGTGGTAGTGTTGCGGCGTGCCTGCTCATGATCAAATTCTAGGTCCTCCAGACGCTGGGTGAGGGCTAGTTTCTGCTGGATGGCCATTCGTAACAGAGAGTTCAACGTCTTCTTCTCGTCCTCTGCCGCTGCCAGTTGTCTTTGCATGTCGTCCAGCTGTGTCACATATTCGTCACATCttgcaagaagaaaaaagtggGATGAAACGACTTGAAAAATACCACTGACAGCTGGAGATGCAATTTTCCTATCCCAACATATGCTCTGCAATTAGCTAAATATAGTTTCCAGATGGATGGAAAACGATTACATCAGACAGTTCCCACAATGCTTGGTGCCTTGTGCACATTTATGTAAGAATCATGCATTGTTGTAATGAATGCTAATAATATGATGGTTTCTAACCAGGTTTCTGAACTAGTGAAAATTGTTTAGTGGGTGCATGTGTTATAGTTAATTTTATTAGTTTATCCTATAAATCTCATAAATGCAATATTACTGAAAGTTTaagaataatttttaaaaatcttgacAAAATCCAGCTTGTACCTTGACGCAAACATGGCTCTGAGAGAGGAGAAAGTGGCAGCATCTTCCTTTAAAGCCTTGAGTTCATTGCGGAGCTTCATCATAGTCTCAGTCACCATGGCCTTCTCACTGTCGTATTTGCTCTTCAGATTCGCCAGTGCACCCTCAGCTGTCTGAAGAACCAATTTATTTCATACAGATGCGTATGAGAGGTTATATAGGTTGCATAGAATCTCTATACATAGAGATTCTATGTATAGGTTGCATAGAATCTCTATACATAGAGATTGCATAGAATCTCTATACATAGAGATTCTATGTATGGCTATATCTCCAATTACAATGGTTCAAAGAGTTAATTTTGTATGATAACATCATTATAATAAGTGAATTTGTCCTGcaaaccaaactgagtttgacacccctgttctagacaGTGTACATAGACCTCTGACCTGTTTGTTGGCTTTGAGCACAGCTCTGAGCGTGGCGATCTGTTCTCTCTTAGTGCTAAGTAGAGACTTCAGCTTAAGGATCTCCTCCATGCAAGCCTCCTTGTCCTTATCAGCCACGCTGCTCAGCTCTAGATTGGCCAGCCTTTGGCGGGAAAGATCCGTGGTACGGTCCACCGCCTGCTGCAAGTGGCGAATCTGGTCTCGGATGATGGCAACCAGATTATAGATGTTCATAGGCTCTGGCCGAGTCTCTGGTGCAGAGACGATGGCGGCTGTCTCGACAGAGTCTGGCATTTTTGGGTCTGTCTCTGGTATGAGTCCGTTGGTAAGAAGTATAGAAGAGTTGCGTGCTTTTGCTTCTTGTCCTCGCTTCACCAATGCTTTGCCCCCCTTGTAGTAGTCCAACATGACACGATTGGGGGTCTCATTGTTGCACATGCAAACATGGTTGTACAGATTTGCCAGCTCTTCACTAAAAACTATGAGCTCATCTTGGGCTACATTGAGGCTGCCAAGTGATTCTCCCGCGGTCTCGCTAACCAGACGGAGTTCCTTCTCCAGACGGGCCATCTCAATTTTATCCGTTTGACTGATCTTCTCCAGGGACGCCAATCTTGACCTGAGCTCATGAAGGTCAGTCTCTAATCGTGCTCGTTCTTCTTCGTATTGGGTTCGACAATTATCATACTGTGCCCTCAGCGTCTTAAGCTCCTGCCTAAGCTCACCTGCTTCGGACACGGCCACCGTATATTTACACTTCAGGATCTCCGGTCCGTTGATGTCCAACTCATAGTAGTCTCCATCTTCGTGGCTGTCTCGATCTTTTTCACCATCAAGAGCAGACTGACGCTCTTTGCTGGCCTGAAGCTTTCTCATAGCACTAAGATTTTCAGTGAGTCTGTTCACCGTTTCCTTTTGCTCAGACACTGTGCCGTAGGCTTGTTCAAGCTGCTTCTGGTTCTCCTGCAGTGTGTTAATTAGAGCCATTTTCTCCCTTTCCACCTAAGACACAAAGAAGAGCTTTTTGAGCAATGTTTCGTATGGATATTGATGTTTTGATAAATACAGGTACAACTATGTAACCCCAAAggcatgctttttttaaaaacacaactatgtgaaatgcaaaaacaaaatttcTCTGTAAATGTTCAAGGTTAACATAGTGACTAACATAAAATAGTGAAATGTTCCAGCATTACCAAGCAATGCAAAAGAGGTTACTACTGTAGTTCTTTGGTCTCATACCTGGCCAAGCTGTTGTTTCAG
Encoded here:
- the card19 gene encoding caspase recruitment domain-containing protein 19; amino-acid sequence: MGDSFHDQLMEDAAFLRAERRLDTDLVDKIILQLNRIYPQILTDKEATKFRKLDVPTCVRLSELVTHLQAKGEEACREFYRALHLHVEDVYYSLPTRLRLRDSVDPLTYPSAFKERHVMNDKGPMFFMGCFGVAVGMALVYYLGEAKVTGGSRALGMAALGLKRKAREVLVWYTEESLMK
- the bicd2b gene encoding protein bicaudal D homolog 2, which encodes MADKEYPEAVLVSEAGPQWLLAEVERLTRELRETTQEKIQAAEYGLAVLDEKQQLKQRFDELETEHEAVRHELDQLKEAFGQAHSAHRKVAADGESREESLILESASKEAQYQQKILELQNDLRQAKVSIASVQTENERLSHITLEMREASDQVDLQRSQLRDDIREYKVREARLLQDYSELEDENISLQKQVSALRQNQVEFEGLKYEIRRLEEDSQCLNSQLEDAMRLREIAERQLTEALETIKTEREQKATLRKELSHYVTVGGSVYNGLFNISFDNLKLHDDSSAISDLDHEELIRGFENGLIKARESDKDNDSTAGQRGDSFQPAPSLVDDLLSELNISEIQKLKQQLGQVEREKMALINTLQENQKQLEQAYGTVSEQKETVNRLTENLSAMRKLQASKERQSALDGEKDRDSHEDGDYYELDINGPEILKCKYTVAVSEAGELRQELKTLRAQYDNCRTQYEEERARLETDLHELRSRLASLEKISQTDKIEMARLEKELRLVSETAGESLGSLNVAQDELIVFSEELANLYNHVCMCNNETPNRVMLDYYKGGKALVKRGQEAKARNSSILLTNGLIPETDPKMPDSVETAAIVSAPETRPEPMNIYNLVAIIRDQIRHLQQAVDRTTDLSRQRLANLELSSVADKDKEACMEEILKLKSLLSTKREQIATLRAVLKANKQTAEGALANLKSKYDSEKAMVTETMMKLRNELKALKEDAATFSSLRAMFASRCDEYVTQLDDMQRQLAAAEDEKKTLNSLLRMAIQQKLALTQRLEDLEFDHEQARRNTTTLAVGKGKTKGKGAPSNHH